In a single window of the Neodiprion virginianus isolate iyNeoVirg1 chromosome 1, iyNeoVirg1.1, whole genome shotgun sequence genome:
- the LOC124310058 gene encoding uncharacterized protein LOC124310058 isoform X3, producing MQPASKQAYDHAAAHSSSPSSSSPAQLHQLQPPKACSTPPVYQQLNTVSRTPYSTAADMLPAHSSYQAVERAPPSPAMVAPRTQYYPRYHHPEITKSTPLPMTQSSTYQSANAVPSSGVVQQSVTRSSPAEQSCALPPGPGAQSHVHESRDLRSPALRGHGSGYPNSVQANGAHQQHAAAQGYTVRNAVIPTSNQQQQRHQLQQPGSAASSSAAGNPAAHQVAVHGNNAHTHIPSPHNLPQHIPSPQNPARVNPSPLQHHVVGAGNAAGSTGYCPRVSPHMPPPNSVYHSPSPHEATSYHPPSPHPTNNSSTFQPRSPTYPPPPQAPAQSTPHSYSSSSSQHYQQPSSYPSTAAGYAQPQLSGYHSQLQPKNSTSGYYSQSNRSQSYAVPPVSAPSTANPGGQYGAHGKSIAYNGVQDAGRRNCPEAERPYGVQSYQTPVSVQRTSNTHNLPPIATLSYHYDRNSREALSKAQPMHRQQQRPQSSITKNSSTTGLTPNPARLSDYPVAVNNQHANGNVVTSASSMYSRVGGQPGVYPRYATTMAPSHHGSNATSTTVTSNGAPISNRPTVPTPMSSTIVNPGYPSRSGGRSVNPYPSTPHQPQENYAYKDYPSASTAYPTSTVVSQSVPPPLSPSTLQTNGAPTSNRKRESPLDLSLRTIKTPADSTAQDDPEASCSGDKIVSSSNAASSRNAGRTVLVPPGAAYPVYDGRSFGHSRSPASGVRASTPLQTVRAPKVDFLPNFSSTPLHHPAHESNSLRRSSSHIYAPSPRVNPPAVAPLPNIATFKKAPAAPSSLPYEKNPPYRVGNVARPRYAPVMEPGCNAIRHQEYTSDLSKYHVDRNKMAHVQPSAYGRDRQPATKRTAADPTPYTGLSKQPRVEKWRQSIDQQIEQRLSNALQERQRQEMSLNAPVSNGVNSAVVPAGYDQRRENNSAYNYCDKRNYPEIKGAARGSFAPASPAVYGNQGGTPRVTGHSHIPQSSGHQNLYSAGYRHGQGQHASYRVPGSHVPNSGPNAEQPSNAGTDKKRVLSLLRNSLENKQQREEQLSNSQQPILANYNQPSFQNKVVTPVEPKTNIGRHNLSPFTAASLLERNSTTPPHYKFHVPRAVDSIIQEPSHSLYGTRVNSSATIPGKEANSMTRGIENQIHRDKDDGLAAILAARIRTKAELKQVSAGQFGAKPTVASSQEISATPKDIENGASTSTPQSGSSGGSPPKLTREQVASLPPRRRLFSRTDEDLPVAATIPAPAPTPTKASVVPPRASGFRSSSETSVFDFRESDSEGEMPVLERQTLEEMRRDRRQLSKVQPPVPLNNAMCMRMASSSDLVKIELKENDKIIEPDSFWSTTCDKFMEQLRSGDVTTKKRGRRKKGESGSGSATKLETDSALNSDAESAPRLEVKPEDIKQEVPDVPSETVKIKEEVIEVKTENDCLENLEIKTEPDESDIKTEKVEKIVERDSDELPLIQRAARKNSTKIESDGEEEIVGRKKRSRRGSRIKLISSSGSESSSEESEASAEFGHGSSVADRLRARKRSSANAETEGMKLRSRDTTPHKAPKDKEGKSSPAKGSVSQKGKPKPLFGDGSDFRPGWEDEVYVYKKSLRMPTRLITVSKPSRFHRLSTSLPDLDPGSPALSVSMESTDNERIRISDSDLESNCSFSLAGLESKIDDEEATSSTTMSCPTKSTRQTRLENNSIIDLLAQKVGTSKKEQKRRAKEKLIKCPKILPKGRNEPELLATPSLAPLLSNDLATTQKMKGKTPVKSNKSPKPIKVTNSCLLGYFRKQTVNNFRDAFKNNHTLPNEFSTFVLKSRTRTETRVLKKQATIRAVFGEDRPASAPPMQNHGDTSQDDDDSQNETQESKPGKSRTLKQKVVSRLKSAGILRSNKALMNSKLHLLNPKKRNNLLKSLAKKKFQHIKKEKIQKEDETKQELDETSEMQETESNGPEVEPENADEIGVPSKKRLKLRTGRRKFRSGFDYMRKKKKPLKKDDVTSKDRKRQTMPRPSPESVADIQTEIRTWVIKKGVGETILHRAARLGYTDVAAYCLEKLNNPPSPKDNAGYTPLHEACSKGHLEIAKLLLAYGANVSESANGGIRPLHEAAENGATELVRLLLSYGADPLLATYAGQTPLMLASDTDAYLILEQHLDDVQGRPAAPWSFAGPSSIFESNWLTDLEPTGYSPLSEPPMDIPEPELEDIEMEVSDVNLPVLYSLANDPDKWVLLQDLTAVLRVKSRDALLRQVNPKAPAGPPAVAHRDVMRELKLPDFLEQSRCCHLLSGGERINVRASKVTLIKYNDKVKSLLNVERVVISSR from the exons ATGCAGCCAGCCAGCAAGCAGGCCTACGATCACGCCGCCGCGcactcctcctccccctcctcctcatcGCCGGCCCAGCTGCACCAGTTACAACCTCCGAAGGCCTGCTCAACGCCGCCCGTTTATCAGCAGCTCAACACCGTATCTAGAACGCCTTACTCGACGGCCGCCGATATGCTGCCGGCGCATTCGTCCTATCAGGCCGTCGAACGGGCCCCTCCGAGTCCAGCGATGGTGGCGCCGAGGACGCAGTACTACCCGCGATATCATCACCCCGAAATCACGAAGAGCACGCCACTGCCGATGACCCAGAGCTCGACTTACCAGTCTGCCAACGCGGTTCCGAGCTCCGGTGTCGTCCAGCAGTCCGTGACCCGTTCGAGTCCGGCCGAGCAGAGTTGCGCCTTACCACCGGGACCCGGAGCCCAAAGTCACGTTCACGAATCCCGGGACCTTCGGAGTCCGGCACTGCGGGGCCACGGCTCGGGCTATCCGAATTCGGTGCAGGCGAACGGCGCTCACCAGCAGCACGCCGCCGCGCAGGGCTACACCGTGCGAAACGCGGTTATTCCTACCTCaaatcagcagcagcagcggcatcAGCTGCAGCAGCCAGGTTCCGCGGCCTCGTCGTCTGCCGCTGGTAATCCGGCGGCTCATCAGGTCGCCGTTCACGGAAACAATGCTCATACGCACATTCCTTCGCCCCATAACCTTCCGCAGCACATTCCGTCACCCCAGAATCCCGCCCGAGTCAATCCCTCGCCCCTTCAGCATCACGTTGTTGGCGCCGGTAACGCCGCCGGTTCCACCGGCTATTGTCCCCGGGTGTCTCCCCACATGCCACCCCCGAACTCGGTCTACCACTCGCCCTCGCCTCACGAGGCAACTTCCTACCACCCCCCTTCGCCCCACCCTACTAATAACTCCAGTACCTTTCAGCCTCGGTCACCGACCTATCCCCCGCCTCCCCAAGCCCCCGCACAGTCTACTCCGCACTCGTACTCGTCATCGAGCTCCCAGCACTATCAGCAGCCGAGTTCTTATCCGTCGACAGCTGCCGGCTACGCTCAGCCACAGTTGTCCGGCTACCATTCCCAGCTCCAGCCGAAGAACTCAACCTCCGGTTACTACTCGCAGAGCAATCGGTCTCAGTCCTACGCGGTTCCTCCGGTTTCAGCGCCTTCGACGGCCAACCCCGGCGGCCAGTACGGTGCTCATGGCAAGTCGATCGCCTACAACGGAGTCCAAGATGCTGGAAGAAGGAATTGCCCGGAGGCTGAACGGCCGTACGGGGTTCAGTCCTACCAGACACCGGTATCGGTTCAGCGGACCTCGAATACTCACAATCTCCCACCGATCGCCACCCTGTCCTATCATTACGACAGAAACTCGCGCGAAGCCTTGTCGAAGGCCCAACCGATGCACAGGCAGCAACAGCGACCCCAGTCTTCGATTACGAAGAATTCCTCGACGACCGGTTTAACGCCGAATCCGGCGAGGTTGTCCGACTATCCGGTCGCCGTGAACAACCAGCATGCCAACGGGAACGTCGTCACCTCGGCAAGTTCCATGTACAGCAGGGTCGGTGGACAGCCCGGGGTCTATCCGAGGTACGCCACAACCATGGCGCCCAGTCATCACGGCAGCAACGCGACCAGCACCACCGTGACGTCGAACGGTGCGCCAATTTCCAACAGACCGACCGTCCCGACGCCGATGTCGTCGACCATCGTCAATCCTGGCTACCCGAGCCGGTCTGGGGGTCGGTCTGTCAACCCGTATCCCTCGACGCCGCACCAACCTCAGGAGAATTACGCCTACAAGGATTACCCGAGCGCGTCGACAGCCTACCCAACGTCCACAGTCGTCAGCCAGTCCGTCCCTCCCCCTTTGAGTCCCAGCACGCTTCAGACCAACGGGGCGCCGACGTCGAACAGAAAACGAGAGTCGCCGTTGGATCTCTCGCTCAGAACGATCAAGACCCCCGCGGACTCCACGGCCCAGGATGACCCGGAGGCCTCCTGCAGCGGGGACAAAATCGTCAGCAGCTCCAACGCCGCTTCGTCGAGAAACGCCGGGAGGACCGTACTCGTGCCTCCGGGTGCCGCGTATCCGGTATACGACGGGCGGAGCTTCGGACATTCCCGAAGCCCTGCTTCCGGGGTCAGGGCTTCCACTCCTCTGCAAACTGTCCGCGCGCCGAAAGTCGATTTCTTACCGAACTTCAGCTCGACGCCCCTCCACCACCCGGCGCATGAGAGCAACTCGCTTCGCAGGAGCAGCTCACATATATACGCGCCATCGCCGCGTGTTAATCCACCGGCGGTTGCCCCTCTGCCCAATATAGCGACCTTCAAGAAAGCTCCCGCTGCCCCGTCCTCGTTGCCGTACGAAAAGAACCCACCCTATCGCGTCGGGAACGTGGCACGCCCCAGGTACGCTCCGGTGATGGAACCCGGCTGTAACGCGATACGTCACCAGGAGTATACGTCCGATCTTAGCAAGTACCATGTCGACAGGAACAAGATGGCTCATGTTCAGCCGTCAGCATACGGCAGGGATAGACAGCCGGCAACCAAGAGGACCGCGGCCGATCCGACGCCCTATACCGGGCTCAGCAAACAACCGCGTGTTGAAAAGTGGCGGCAGTCGATAGACCAACAAATAGAGCAAAGACTGTCCAATGCGCTTCAAGAACGCCAGCGTCAGGAGATGAGCTTGAACGCACCCGTTTCCAATGGCGTCAATTCCGCCGTCGTGCCCGCCGGCTACGATCAACGCCGCGAAAACAACAGTGCGTATAATTACTGTGATAAAAGGAATTATCCGGAAATCAAGGGCGCTGCCAGGGGCTCCTTTGCTCCAGCCTCACCCGCCGTCTACGGAAATCAGGGTGGAACCCCAAGAGTCACCGGACACTCACATATCCCTCAGTCCTCGGGGCACCAGAATTTGTATTCCGCGGGTTACCGACACGGTCAGGGACAGCATGCAAGCTACCGAGTACCTGGTTCTCATGTTCCTAATTCTGGACCGAACGCGGAACAGCCCAGCAACGCGGGGACCGACAAGAAACGGGTACTCAGCCTCCTCAGGAACAGTTTGGAAAATAAACAACAGCGGGAGGAGCAGCTCAGCAACAGCCAGCAACCAATACTCGCCAATTACAATCAGCCAAGCTTTCAGAATAAG GTCGTCACACCAGTCGAGCCCAAAACCAACATTGGAAGACATAATCTCTCCCCCTTCACCGCTGCTAGTCTTCTCGAAAGGAACAGCACCACTCCACCTCACTACAAATTTCACGTGCCAAGGGCGGTCGACTCGATTATCCAGGAACCCTCTCACAGTCTGTACGGCACCAGGGTTAACTCATCCGCCACTATACCTGGTAAAGAGGCCAACTCGATGACGAGAGGTATCGAAAACCAGATTCATCGTGACAAGGACGATGGATTAGCGGCTATATTGGCAGCCCGAATACGAACTAAAGCTGAATTGAAGCAG GTGTCAGCCGGCCAGTTTGGCGCTAAACCGACGGTGGCGTCATCCCAGGAGATCTCGGCAACACCGAAAG ACATTGAAAATGGAGCTTCCACATCAACGCCCCAGTCCGGTTCTTCTGGGGGAAGCCCTCCCAAGCTCACTCGCGAACAGGTGGCTAGTCTTCCACCCCGAAGGCGGTTGTTCTCAAGGACCGACGAGGATTTACCTGTTGCGGCAACTATTCCAGCTCCGGCGCCAACCCCAACCAAAGCTTCGGTCGTACCACCGAGAGCTAGCGGATTCCGAAGCTCATCAGAGACCTCGGTGTTTGACTTCAGAGAGAGTGACTCCGAGGGTGAAATGCCGGTTTTGGAGAGACAGACGCTGGAAGAAATGCGAAGGGACAGAAGGCAACTGTCGAAGGTCCAGCCACCCGTACCGCTCAACAACGCGATGTGCATGAGAATGGCTTCGTCGTCTGACTTAGTGAAGATAGAACTCAAG GAAAATGACAAAATCATCGAACCAGATTCGTTCTGGTCGACAACCTGTGATAAGTTTATGGAACAGCTACGAAGTGGCGATGTCACAACGAAAAAACGTGGCAGACGGAAGAAGGGAGAGTCCGGTTCGGGTTCGGCGACAAAGCTAGAAACTGATTCCGCGCTAAATTCGGACGCGGAATCGGCGCCTAGGCTCGAAGTGAAGCCTGAAGACATTAAGCAAGAGGTACCAGATGTGCCAAGCGAAACTGTGAAGATCAAAGAGGAGGTGATCGAGGTGAAAACCGAGAACGACTGCCtcgaaaatttggaaatcaAGACTGAACCCGACGAATCAGATATTAAAACGGagaaggttgaaaaaatcgtgGAACGAGATTCGGACGAGTTGCCACTAATTCAAAGAGCGGCGCGAAAGAATTCTACGAAGATCGAGAGTGACGGGGAAGAAGAGATCGTCGGAAGGAAGAAGAGATCTCGTCGTGGTAGTAGGATAAAACTTATCTCATCTAGCGGCAGCGAAAGCTCGAGCGAAGAGAGTGAAGCAAGCGCTGAATTCGGCCATGGTTCTTCGGTAGCCGATAGATTACGTGCCAGAAAACGCTCGAGTGCGAATGCGGAAACTGAAGGCATGAAGTTGCGCTCGCGAGATACGACGCCGCACAAGGCCCCAAAGGATAAGGAGGGAAAGTCGTCACCGGCAAAGGGCAGTGTGTCGCAAAAAGGTAAACCGAAACCATTGTTCGGCGATGGTAGCGACTTCAGACCGGGTTGGGAGGATGAGGTTTAcgtttataaaaaatcgctAAGAATGCCAACCAGGTTAATAACCGTTTCGAAGCCGTCCAGGTTTCATAGGTTGTCAACTTCACTTCCGGATCTCGATCCGGGATCACCGGCACTCTCTGTATCGATGGAAAGCACCGATAACGAACGAATAAGAATATCAGACAGCGACTTGGAGTCAAACTGTAGTTTCAGTCTTGCTGGACTGGAGAGCAAAATCGACGATGAAGAAGCAACTTCTTCAACGACAATGTCGTGTCCAACGAAATCGACCCGACAAACTCGattggaaaataattccaTCATCGACCTTCTCGCCCAGAAAGTTGGTACTAGTAAAAAAGAGCAGAAACGAAGGGCCAAGGAAAAGTTGATCAAATGCCCTAAGATTCTTCCAAAAGGTAGGAACGAGCCAGAGCTGCTTGCCACGCCGAGTTTGGCGCCTCTTTTATCGAACGACCTAGCAACGACGCAAAAGATGAAAGGCAAGACCCCTGTCAAAAGTAACAAGTCACCGAAACCAATAAAAGTGACGAACTCCTGTCTTTTGGGATACTTTCGTAAACAGACTGTTAATAACTTTAGAGATGCTTTTAAGAATAATCACACTCTGCCCAATGAATTTTCGACGTTCGTTTTGAAGAGCCGAACGAGAACAGAGACTCGGGTTTTGAAGAAACAGGCAACGATTAGAGCAGTCTTCGGGGAGGATAGACCAGCGTCTGCGCCGCCGATGCAAAATCACGGAGACACTTCGCAAGACGATGACGATTCGCAAAATGAAACGCAAGAATCCAAGCCAGGAAAGTCACGAACGCTGAAGCAAAAAGTCGTGTCTCGTcttaaaagtgctggaatatTGAGGAGTAACAAAGCACTAATGAATTCCAAGCTACATCTATTAAATCCTAAGAAACGTAACAACCTATTGAAATCTTTGGCTAAAAAGAAGTTCCAGCATATAAAGAAGGAGAAAATCCAGAAAGAAGATGAAACGAAACAAGAGTTGGACGAGACAAGTGAAATGCAGGAAACCGAGAGCAACGGACCCGAAGTCGAACCGGAGAATGCCGACGAAATTGGGGTACCGAGTAAAAAGAGGCTGAAATTACGTACTGGCCGACGAAAATTTCGTTCTGGATTTGATTACatgcgaaagaaaaagaaaccattGAAAAAAGACGACGTTACATCCAAGGATAGGAAACGA cAAACTATGCCTCGTCCAAGTCCCGAATCCGTCGCTGATATACAAACGGAAATTAGAACATGGGTCATCAAGAAAGGCGTGGGTGAAACCATCCTTCATCGAGCTGCAAGGCTTGGATATACG GATGTTGCAGCATATTGCTTGGAAAAGTTGAACAATCCACCAAGCCCTAAGGATAATGCAGGATACACCCCCCTCCATGAGGCATGTTCGAAAGGACATCTAGAAATTGCTAAACTTCTACTTGCCTATGGGGCAAATGTTAGCGAAAGCGCCAATGGGGGGATAAG ACCACTACACGAAGCTGCAGAGAATGGGGCAACCGAACTTGTCAGATTGCTGCTTTCATACGGTGCTGATCCGTTGTTGGCTACCTATGCTGGCCAGACTCCCTTGATGCTGGCCTCGGACACAGACGCATATTTGATCCTCGAACAACATCTAGACGACGTACAAGGACGTCCTGCTGCTCCATGGAGTTTCGCAGGTCCGTCATCAATTTTTG AATCTAATTGGCTTACAGATCTTGAGCCTACAGGCTACAGTCCATTAAGCGAACCTCCCATGGATATTCCAGAGCCCGAACTTGAAGATATCGAAATGGAAGTGAGCGACGTTAACTTACCAGTGCTGTATTCCCTTGCCAACGACCCCGACAAATGGGTACTTCTGCAAGACTTGACAGCAGTGTTACGTGTGAAGAGTAGGGATGCTCTGCTTCGCCAAGTTAATCCAAAGGCTCCTGCCGGACCGCCGGCGGTAGCTCACCGTGACGTTATGCGAGAATTAAAGCTTCCAGATTTTCTAGAACAGTCTCGATGTTGTCATCTGTTGAGTGGCGGCGAGAGAATAAACGTGCGCGCCTCCAAAGTAACGCTTATTAAGTACAATGATAAAGTGAAGTCACTTCTTAACGTTGAACGAGTCGTGATTAGCTCAAGGTGA